The Thermoleophilaceae bacterium genome window below encodes:
- a CDS encoding nuclear transport factor 2 family protein, producing MAGIEQEVTRPLIGVGGRVRSFNLFLKSTPAGVAVFGMSRYHDHMVKDGGDWRIRSRVNRISYASGG from the coding sequence ATGGCCGGGATCGAACAGGAAGTGACTAGGCCGCTCATCGGTGTAGGCGGCCGCGTCCGGTCCTTCAATCTCTTCCTCAAGTCGACGCCCGCCGGGGTGGCGGTATTCGGCATGAGCCGGTATCACGATCACATGGTCAAGGACGGAGGCGACTGGCGGATCAGGTCGCGCGTGAATCGCATCTCCTACGCCTCGGGAGGCTGA
- a CDS encoding SDR family NAD(P)-dependent oxidoreductase has protein sequence MDDRLTALVTGGSSGIGAAIIEEFLRRGVRVLSLSRSGRAPEGADAIACDVGDAEAMAAAFEEVERRFPEGLAHVVCSSGVVSEHPIEELEPDEWRRVIDASLTGTYLTMHHAVPLMKRRGHASVVAMSSGWAKRGYPNGAHYAAAKGGIESLVRSLALELAKDGIRVNSVSPGPVVTPMLDDLPNFDAAEREGVIPLGRLGAVEDIVAATFFLLGDGADHITGQVLQVSGGLTI, from the coding sequence GTGGATGACCGGCTGACCGCGCTCGTCACGGGCGGCAGCTCCGGCATCGGCGCGGCCATCATCGAGGAGTTCCTGCGGCGCGGCGTGCGCGTGCTGTCGCTGTCGCGCTCGGGAAGGGCACCCGAGGGCGCCGACGCGATCGCGTGCGACGTCGGCGACGCGGAGGCGATGGCCGCAGCCTTCGAGGAGGTCGAGCGGCGCTTTCCCGAAGGTCTCGCGCACGTGGTGTGCTCAAGCGGCGTGGTGTCCGAGCATCCGATCGAGGAGCTGGAACCGGACGAGTGGCGCCGCGTGATCGACGCCTCGCTCACCGGCACGTATCTCACGATGCACCACGCCGTGCCGCTGATGAAGCGGCGTGGCCACGCCTCGGTGGTGGCGATGTCGTCCGGTTGGGCCAAGCGCGGTTATCCGAACGGCGCTCACTATGCCGCCGCCAAGGGCGGGATCGAGTCGCTCGTGCGCTCGCTGGCTCTCGAGCTCGCGAAGGACGGCATCCGTGTGAACTCGGTGTCGCCGGGCCCGGTCGTCACTCCGATGCTGGACGACCTGCCGAACTTCGACGCCGCGGAACGCGAGGGCGTGATCCCGCTTGGGCGGCTCGGCGCCGTGGAGGACATCGTCGCGGCCACCTTCTTCCTGCTGGGGGACGGTGCCGACCACATCACGGGCCAGGTGCTGCAGGTGAGCGGCGGGCTGACGATCTGA
- a CDS encoding ornithine cyclodeaminase family protein — protein MSLHLGSDDVRALATREVLMDAARAAVRAERDGAVVMPPRLDVDLPTGFLRVMPAALGEVMGVKVMTLVKGLGNRYLLLLYSQPSGDLLALLDADEITRLRTAATTALAGELLAPGGVQQLGLLGSGFEAESHLRLLARLWPLEQVTVYSPTRERRQAFAARMSEELGVHVTSVDSAEDAVAEAKVSVLATKATEPVVDGTAFPPDAVVLSIGSTRPDLRELDRSALGRACVVLVDDARQVRLESGDVIDALACGALTGDRIVSMSALDGDVARLGADGTRDLLAFKSVGTAVQDLALAGSLLSAARAEGRGRDLGELASLKPFARPSDNFPPVSRGGA, from the coding sequence ATGAGCCTCCACCTCGGCTCCGACGACGTGCGCGCGCTCGCCACGCGCGAGGTGCTCATGGACGCGGCGCGCGCCGCTGTCCGCGCCGAGCGCGACGGCGCGGTGGTGATGCCGCCGCGGCTCGACGTGGATCTGCCCACCGGCTTCCTGCGCGTGATGCCGGCCGCCCTCGGCGAGGTGATGGGCGTGAAGGTGATGACGCTGGTGAAGGGACTGGGCAACCGCTACCTGCTCCTGCTCTACAGCCAGCCCTCCGGTGACCTGCTCGCCCTGCTCGACGCCGACGAGATCACGCGCCTGCGCACAGCGGCCACCACCGCGCTCGCCGGCGAGCTGCTGGCGCCGGGAGGCGTGCAGCAGCTGGGACTGCTCGGCAGCGGCTTCGAGGCCGAGAGCCACCTTCGGCTGCTGGCGCGCCTATGGCCGCTCGAGCAGGTGACGGTGTACAGCCCCACCCGCGAGCGCCGGCAGGCGTTCGCGGCGCGCATGTCCGAGGAGCTCGGCGTGCACGTGACCTCCGTGGACAGTGCCGAGGACGCGGTGGCGGAGGCCAAGGTTTCCGTGCTCGCCACCAAGGCCACTGAGCCGGTGGTGGACGGCACCGCCTTCCCGCCGGACGCGGTCGTGCTCTCGATCGGCTCGACGCGGCCGGACCTTCGTGAGCTCGATCGCAGCGCCCTCGGGCGCGCATGCGTCGTGCTCGTGGATGACGCCCGGCAGGTCCGGCTCGAGTCGGGCGATGTGATCGACGCGCTTGCCTGCGGCGCCCTCACGGGCGACCGCATCGTGTCGATGTCGGCACTGGACGGCGACGTGGCGCGCCTTGGGGCGGATGGCACGCGCGACCTGCTGGCCTTCAAGTCCGTCGGCACAGCGGTGCAGGACCTGGCGCTGGCAGGCAGCCTGCTGAGCGCCGCGCGCGCGGAGGGCCGCGGCCGCGACCTCGGGGAGCTGGCGAGCCTGAAGCCGTTTGCGCGCCCGTCGGACAACTTCCCGCCCGTGAGCAGGGGCGGCGCATGA
- a CDS encoding ferredoxin — protein MLDLDTCQGYANCVMVAPDVFDIDEQKGTAILLQEQPDDSRLAAVEEAVRQCPTEAISVEN, from the coding sequence GTGCTCGACCTGGACACATGCCAGGGCTACGCGAACTGCGTGATGGTGGCGCCGGACGTGTTCGACATCGACGAGCAGAAGGGCACCGCGATCCTCCTCCAGGAGCAGCCCGACGACAGCCGGCTGGCCGCCGTCGAGGAGGCCGTGCGCCAGTGCCCGACTGAGGCGATCAGCGTCGAGAACTGA
- a CDS encoding DUF2848 domain-containing protein, producing the protein MTELSLTLDGRETSVAIHTVIVAGWTGRDREAVEKHMAELEAVGVPRPSTAPVFYRVSASRLTTASSIESTAASSGEVEPVLLQHEGRLWVGGGSDHTDREVETYGVNVSKQLCDKPIAREFWAYDDVAGHWDELVLRSWIDGDVLYQEGPLSRLMHPDVLRAEATPRLMDGTLMFCGTIAAIGGIRPAAEFAFELADPVRDRAIRGHYEMRTLPLVS; encoded by the coding sequence ATGACGGAACTGAGCCTCACCCTTGATGGCCGCGAGACAAGTGTGGCCATCCACACGGTGATCGTGGCCGGGTGGACGGGCCGCGATCGCGAGGCCGTGGAGAAGCACATGGCGGAGCTGGAGGCCGTGGGCGTGCCGCGGCCCTCAACGGCGCCGGTGTTCTACCGCGTGTCCGCATCGCGCCTCACCACGGCGTCGAGCATCGAGTCAACCGCCGCCTCCAGCGGCGAGGTGGAGCCCGTGCTGCTCCAGCACGAGGGCCGCCTCTGGGTGGGCGGTGGCTCCGATCACACCGATCGCGAGGTGGAGACCTACGGCGTGAACGTCTCCAAGCAGCTTTGCGACAAGCCGATCGCGCGGGAGTTCTGGGCCTACGACGACGTGGCCGGACACTGGGATGAGCTCGTGCTCCGCTCGTGGATCGACGGCGACGTGCTCTACCAGGAGGGTCCGCTGAGCAGGCTGATGCACCCGGACGTCCTGCGGGCCGAAGCCACGCCGCGACTGATGGACGGCACCCTCATGTTCTGCGGCACCATTGCGGCGATCGGCGGGATCCGCCCGGCAGCCGAGTTCGCCTTCGAGCTGGCCGACCCCGTACGCGACCGCGCGATCCGCGGGCACTACGAGATGCGGACGCTTCCACTCGTGAGCTGA
- a CDS encoding sugar ABC transporter substrate-binding protein, protein MKATKPVVAAVAVVTMAASLAACGSSSKSSTSTTSATTSSGGASTQPSAAGKKIAFLAAAKGNAYVDASVKAITADAQKLGVKLTVYDAQFNPQKQLAQCQDAITKKFDAIITLSAVGVAMIPCASQAQAAKIPFVATNQPIGTSITTGTPTAKGVTSQVLTPLQTVAGQDTAQVVAACGTTNPCNVVLLTAAKLIPVQAKAYETALGIAAKAHSNIKVTSVDAGADRPGGLKAMQDTLQRIPKPSVIASPNTQPMEGAAQALTEAGLKLGKDVKLVTNGGTSFQVPKVKSGQYFSTYVQMPATEVQLALAYAIQAIQGQTPPTWTDPHKPKRVPYEITKANVNNLGSFTPEW, encoded by the coding sequence ATGAAGGCAACAAAACCGGTCGTGGCCGCTGTCGCCGTCGTCACCATGGCGGCATCGCTCGCGGCATGCGGGAGCAGCAGCAAGAGCTCAACCAGCACCACCTCAGCGACCACGTCGTCGGGTGGCGCTTCCACCCAGCCCAGCGCGGCCGGTAAGAAGATCGCGTTCCTGGCGGCGGCGAAGGGCAACGCCTACGTCGACGCGTCCGTGAAGGCGATCACCGCCGACGCCCAGAAGCTCGGCGTGAAGCTCACGGTCTACGACGCACAGTTCAACCCGCAGAAGCAGCTGGCCCAGTGCCAGGACGCGATAACGAAGAAGTTCGACGCGATCATCACGCTGTCCGCAGTGGGCGTCGCGATGATCCCGTGCGCGTCGCAGGCACAGGCCGCGAAGATCCCGTTCGTCGCCACCAACCAGCCGATCGGCACGTCGATCACCACGGGCACGCCGACGGCCAAGGGAGTGACCTCGCAGGTGCTCACGCCGCTGCAGACCGTTGCGGGCCAGGACACGGCCCAGGTGGTCGCGGCATGCGGCACCACCAACCCGTGCAATGTCGTGCTGCTCACCGCCGCCAAGCTCATCCCCGTGCAGGCGAAGGCGTACGAGACGGCACTGGGGATCGCGGCGAAGGCGCACTCGAACATCAAGGTCACCTCGGTGGACGCCGGGGCCGACCGGCCGGGCGGGCTCAAGGCGATGCAGGACACGCTGCAGCGGATCCCCAAGCCGTCCGTGATCGCCTCGCCCAACACCCAGCCGATGGAGGGCGCCGCCCAGGCGCTCACGGAGGCAGGTCTCAAGCTCGGCAAGGACGTGAAGCTCGTGACCAATGGCGGCACCAGCTTCCAGGTGCCGAAGGTCAAGTCGGGGCAGTACTTCTCGACCTACGTGCAGATGCCCGCCACCGAGGTGCAGCTCGCGCTGGCGTACGCGATCCAGGCCATCCAGGGCCAGACCCCGCCCACCTGGACGGACCCGCACAAGCCGAAGCGCGTGCCCTACGAGATCACGAAGGCCAACGTGAACAACCTGGGCAGCTTCACGCCTGAGTGGTAG
- a CDS encoding sugar ABC transporter ATP-binding protein: MDAPFLELRNISKRFGGVLALDDISIAIGRGGVHGLVGENGAGKSTLGKIIAGEYRPDSGELLLEGEAVHYSRPREALARGITYVAQELSLVPARSVFENVLLGIERTRFGFLRDGLARDRYEEAAERLGFMLDPRVPVGSLSVADQQKVELMRAIARRARMIVMDEPTAALSPHETDRLLEVVRRLAAGGTTIVYVSHFLREVLSVCDDVTVLKDGRHVMTVPAATTTADQLVVAMIGRQLESSYPLKEMPAADAPVVFRARGVRLPGRSEDIDLEVRQGEILGLAGLVGSGRTGLCRALFGLERSGGEFFVDGEPRSLSSPREAIAAGIAMLPESRRDQGLVMRRPIRDNVTLAHLDRFGSGGFIRRGEEHEAVAGILAQVGVDTGRNQGNVVNLSGGNQQRVLFAKWLLDTPKLLIADEPTRGVDVGAKRAIYDLLVHLAAKGMAIILVSSEIEEVLGLAHRVAVMRGGRIVGELDGPDISKEAVMRVAFDSDAAGAAA, from the coding sequence GTGGACGCTCCGTTCCTGGAACTGCGCAACATCAGCAAGCGCTTCGGCGGCGTGCTGGCGCTCGACGACATCTCGATCGCCATCGGCCGCGGTGGCGTGCACGGGCTGGTGGGCGAGAACGGAGCGGGCAAGTCCACACTCGGAAAGATCATCGCCGGCGAGTACAGGCCGGACTCGGGTGAGCTCCTGCTCGAGGGCGAGGCGGTCCACTACTCGCGCCCGCGCGAGGCCCTCGCGCGGGGCATCACGTACGTGGCGCAGGAGCTGTCGCTGGTGCCCGCGCGCTCGGTCTTCGAGAACGTTCTGCTGGGCATCGAGCGCACGCGTTTCGGCTTCCTGCGCGACGGTCTTGCCCGCGATCGCTACGAGGAGGCTGCGGAGCGGCTCGGGTTCATGCTCGACCCGCGGGTGCCGGTTGGCAGCCTCAGCGTGGCCGACCAGCAGAAGGTGGAGCTGATGCGCGCGATTGCTCGCCGCGCGCGAATGATCGTGATGGACGAGCCCACGGCTGCGCTGTCTCCGCACGAGACCGACCGCCTGCTCGAGGTGGTCCGCCGTCTGGCGGCCGGCGGCACAACGATCGTCTACGTCTCCCACTTCCTGCGCGAGGTGCTGTCGGTATGCGACGACGTGACGGTGCTCAAGGACGGCCGGCACGTGATGACGGTGCCCGCCGCCACCACCACCGCCGACCAGCTCGTGGTGGCCATGATCGGCAGGCAGCTCGAGAGCTCATATCCGCTGAAGGAGATGCCGGCCGCGGACGCGCCGGTGGTGTTCAGGGCGAGGGGAGTCCGGCTGCCGGGACGCTCGGAGGACATCGATCTCGAGGTGCGCCAGGGGGAGATCCTCGGCCTGGCTGGCCTGGTTGGGAGCGGGCGCACCGGGCTCTGCCGGGCCCTCTTCGGGCTGGAGCGGAGCGGAGGCGAGTTCTTCGTGGACGGCGAGCCCCGCTCGCTGTCGTCTCCCCGCGAGGCGATAGCCGCGGGCATCGCCATGCTGCCCGAGTCGAGGCGCGATCAGGGCCTCGTCATGCGCCGCCCGATCCGCGACAACGTGACGCTGGCGCATCTCGACCGCTTCGGCTCCGGCGGGTTCATCCGCCGTGGTGAGGAACACGAGGCGGTGGCCGGCATCCTCGCGCAGGTGGGCGTGGACACGGGCCGGAATCAGGGCAACGTGGTGAACCTGTCCGGCGGCAACCAGCAGCGCGTGCTGTTCGCCAAGTGGCTGCTCGACACGCCCAAGTTGCTGATCGCGGATGAGCCCACCCGCGGCGTGGACGTGGGCGCCAAGCGTGCGATCTACGACCTGCTCGTGCATCTCGCCGCGAAGGGCATGGCGATCATCCTCGTGTCCTCGGAGATCGAGGAGGTGCTCGGGCTCGCCCATCGCGTGGCGGTGATGCGGGGCGGCCGGATCGTCGGCGAGCTGGACGGTCCCGACATCAGCAAGGAGGCCGTGATGCGGGTGGCCTTTGACTCCGACGCCGCCGGCGCAGCCGCATGA
- a CDS encoding aromatic ring-hydroxylating dioxygenase subunit alpha produces MSSQILVSQGREPYFHSLPREYYLSADIFELEYARVFSRQWLMVGHACQIPVAGDFFTIEIAGENVVIVRGGTGEVHAHYNVCRHRGSRICDASSGRVKSFVCPYHAWAYALDGHLESAPTIPDGEYIDYAEYGLKPVRVADCGGFIFLHLGGGEPSPIRESFAELSAKLPALDARNLKLVHEVVHDVRANWKLVAENNLECYHCPFCHDALCGAMDVSSFKADIATGARYAVQHRNFIGGSGPGIPVRPGAASLTRSGEFASKRLLRGMSEGDAGFSAGFHVAPVFGAALFYADHLVMQTNFPQSAGHTKQKIQWFVDADAVEGEHYEVRDVIEVLDLTAREDVDIIERNARGASSRSYTPGPLSKAAEPINHLMLSMYLQWMTG; encoded by the coding sequence GTGTCCAGCCAAATCCTGGTCAGCCAGGGCCGCGAGCCGTACTTCCACAGCCTCCCGCGCGAGTACTACCTGTCGGCCGACATCTTCGAGCTCGAGTACGCGCGGGTGTTCTCGCGGCAGTGGCTGATGGTGGGCCATGCATGCCAGATACCGGTGGCGGGTGACTTCTTCACGATCGAGATCGCCGGCGAGAACGTGGTGATCGTGCGCGGCGGGACGGGAGAGGTCCACGCGCACTACAACGTCTGCCGCCATCGCGGCTCGCGGATCTGCGACGCGTCCTCCGGGCGCGTGAAGAGCTTCGTGTGCCCATACCACGCCTGGGCGTATGCGCTGGACGGCCACCTCGAGAGCGCTCCCACGATCCCGGACGGCGAGTACATCGACTACGCCGAGTACGGGCTCAAGCCGGTTCGCGTGGCCGACTGCGGCGGCTTTATCTTCCTGCACCTCGGTGGGGGCGAGCCGTCGCCGATTCGGGAGTCCTTCGCCGAGCTGAGCGCGAAGCTGCCGGCGCTCGACGCGCGCAACCTGAAGCTCGTCCATGAAGTGGTTCACGACGTGCGGGCGAACTGGAAGCTCGTGGCCGAGAACAACCTCGAGTGCTACCACTGCCCGTTCTGCCACGACGCCCTGTGCGGCGCGATGGACGTGAGCAGCTTCAAGGCCGACATCGCCACCGGCGCGCGCTACGCCGTGCAGCACCGCAACTTCATCGGCGGCAGCGGGCCGGGCATTCCGGTGCGGCCCGGCGCGGCGTCGCTCACGCGCAGCGGCGAGTTCGCGAGCAAGCGGCTGCTCCGCGGGATGAGCGAAGGCGACGCCGGTTTCAGCGCCGGCTTCCACGTCGCCCCCGTCTTCGGTGCGGCGCTCTTCTACGCGGACCACCTCGTGATGCAGACCAACTTCCCGCAGTCCGCCGGCCACACCAAGCAGAAGATCCAGTGGTTCGTGGACGCGGACGCGGTGGAGGGCGAGCACTACGAGGTGCGCGACGTGATCGAGGTGCTCGACCTCACGGCGCGGGAAGACGTGGACATAATCGAGCGGAACGCCCGTGGCGCCAGCTCGAGGAGCTACACGCCCGGCCCGCTCAGCAAGGCGGCCGAACCCATCAACCATCTGATGCTCTCGATGTATCTCCAGTGGATGACCGGCTGA
- a CDS encoding Rieske 2Fe-2S domain-containing protein → MRDGGVTSVSLTDRIRETVLPEEGRIPMFIYADPAVYSLELQRVFGRSWLFVAHESEIPDPGSWVQRNMGEASVIVARGEDGVIRTFLNSCRHRGMKIACEDFGQGKMWRCPYHGFAYASTGEFMGTLVGAPYERIAYPGGLDRDALHLIEARCERYQGLVFATWNLDGPSLEEYLGPMTWYLDVLVGRAEMEVVGVPQKWVIPCAWKFPSENFTCDAYHTATAHAFLAKLDLVKGVDFGRDGYHVDPGNGSGLGIGIHPEEDGSYFPQELHDEYASNLDADQLRLLHRVKNFHGNLFPNLSFLIPNFIKVGDDWISGMMLRQWQPIAPDRIEAWSWHLVEKRGPDWWKRKGRATYVQTFGMSGMFDQDDTENWELQTKNAVSALARDDEVWMHFEMGIHLEPLGDEFPGPGDVFDGKYSESAGRTYYRHWRELMLEER, encoded by the coding sequence ATGAGGGACGGAGGCGTAACGTCCGTCTCCCTGACGGACCGGATTCGCGAGACCGTGCTCCCCGAAGAGGGGCGCATCCCCATGTTCATCTACGCGGATCCGGCTGTCTACTCGCTCGAGCTGCAGCGGGTGTTCGGCCGCTCCTGGCTGTTCGTGGCCCACGAGTCCGAGATCCCCGATCCCGGCAGCTGGGTGCAGCGCAACATGGGCGAAGCGTCCGTGATCGTCGCCCGCGGCGAGGACGGCGTCATCCGCACGTTCCTCAACTCGTGCCGGCATCGCGGCATGAAGATCGCGTGCGAGGACTTCGGCCAGGGCAAGATGTGGCGCTGCCCGTACCACGGCTTCGCGTACGCGAGCACGGGCGAGTTCATGGGCACCCTCGTGGGCGCGCCGTACGAGCGCATCGCCTACCCCGGCGGGCTCGACCGCGACGCTCTGCATCTCATCGAGGCGCGCTGCGAGCGCTACCAGGGTCTCGTGTTCGCCACCTGGAACCTCGACGGGCCGTCGCTCGAGGAGTACCTCGGGCCGATGACCTGGTACCTCGACGTGCTCGTGGGCCGCGCCGAGATGGAGGTGGTGGGCGTGCCGCAGAAGTGGGTGATCCCCTGCGCGTGGAAGTTCCCCTCCGAGAACTTCACCTGCGACGCGTACCACACGGCCACCGCGCACGCCTTCCTCGCCAAGCTCGACCTCGTGAAGGGCGTGGATTTCGGCCGTGACGGCTACCACGTCGATCCCGGCAACGGCTCGGGCCTCGGCATCGGGATCCATCCCGAGGAGGACGGCTCCTACTTCCCGCAGGAGCTGCACGACGAGTACGCGAGCAACCTCGACGCCGACCAGCTGCGCCTGCTCCACCGCGTGAAGAACTTCCACGGCAATCTCTTCCCCAACCTCTCGTTCCTGATCCCGAACTTCATCAAGGTGGGCGATGACTGGATCTCGGGGATGATGCTGCGGCAGTGGCAGCCGATCGCACCCGACAGGATCGAGGCATGGTCGTGGCACCTGGTGGAGAAGAGGGGGCCGGACTGGTGGAAGCGCAAGGGTCGCGCCACATACGTGCAGACCTTCGGCATGTCCGGCATGTTCGATCAGGACGACACGGAGAACTGGGAGCTTCAGACGAAGAACGCGGTGAGCGCGCTCGCGCGCGACGACGAGGTGTGGATGCACTTCGAGATGGGCATTCACCTCGAGCCGCTGGGCGACGAGTTCCCCGGGCCGGGTGACGTGTTCGACGGCAAGTACTCGGAGTCGGCCGGCCGCACGTACTACCGCCACTGGCGCGAGTTGATGCTGGAGGAGCGGTGA
- a CDS encoding ABC transporter permease, translated as MSAGSQVLPTDAAPVAPEAAPRRPWWTRASLLRDYSVLVATVVLFIVLSATSSSFLTKTNLLNIVDQQTSLGIIACAGTLVIIAGAFDLSVGAMYALGGVIAAQLANHLGVPEGIILAILAGAVFGLVNGVAVGAFKINPFIATLASAIVFGGLGLIISGEALITVTKPSFQTFGSSEFLGVRLTTWIFIAFALAMGLLLQRTKFGRYIYACGGNEEAARLSGVRVGMVRAWVFVISGLASTLAGALFAARVGVGDSSVGTALTLSAVAAIVVGGTSIWGGEGAIWRTIVGLFFLALIDNGFNLLGVDAKYQQVVQGTIILVAAGVDAYARRQRR; from the coding sequence ATGAGCGCCGGCAGCCAGGTGCTCCCCACGGACGCCGCGCCCGTGGCCCCGGAAGCCGCGCCGCGGCGGCCGTGGTGGACGCGCGCGTCGCTCCTGCGCGACTACTCCGTGCTGGTGGCCACGGTCGTGCTGTTCATCGTGCTCTCGGCCACGAGCAGCAGCTTCCTGACCAAGACGAACCTGCTGAACATCGTGGACCAGCAGACGTCGCTCGGCATCATCGCCTGCGCCGGAACGCTGGTGATCATCGCCGGCGCCTTCGACCTCTCGGTGGGCGCCATGTACGCGCTGGGCGGGGTGATCGCCGCTCAGCTCGCCAACCACCTCGGCGTGCCCGAGGGCATCATCCTGGCGATCCTCGCGGGCGCGGTGTTCGGGCTGGTCAACGGCGTGGCCGTGGGCGCCTTCAAGATCAACCCGTTCATCGCCACGCTCGCAAGTGCCATCGTGTTCGGCGGGCTCGGGCTGATCATCTCGGGCGAGGCGCTCATCACCGTCACCAAGCCGAGCTTCCAGACCTTCGGGAGCAGCGAGTTCCTGGGCGTCCGCCTCACCACCTGGATCTTCATCGCGTTCGCGCTGGCGATGGGCCTGCTGCTCCAGCGCACGAAGTTCGGCCGCTACATCTACGCCTGCGGAGGCAACGAGGAAGCCGCCCGGCTCTCGGGGGTGCGTGTGGGGATGGTGCGCGCGTGGGTGTTCGTGATCAGCGGCCTCGCGTCGACACTTGCCGGGGCGCTGTTCGCAGCCCGCGTGGGAGTTGGGGACTCCTCCGTGGGAACCGCGCTCACGCTCTCGGCCGTCGCGGCAATCGTCGTCGGCGGCACGAGCATCTGGGGCGGGGAGGGCGCGATCTGGCGGACCATCGTCGGCCTCTTCTTCCTGGCACTGATCGACAACGGATTCAACCTGCTCGGCGTCGACGCCAAGTACCAGCAGGTCGTGCAGGGCACGATCATCCTGGTGGCGGCTGGGGTGGACGCCTATGCACGTCGGCAGCGGCGATGA
- a CDS encoding aromatic-ring-hydroxylating dioxygenase subunit beta, producing the protein MISVDHRLAVQDFLVAEARLLDHRRFEEWLELWTEDATYFVPVRISKKMPGPDVVDDVGLFDDNKRSLTLRVRRLGTDVAWAEDPPSFTRRFVTNFDIQPEENGEVRVRDYLLMYRSRGDGGVHDLISGEREHVLRVDGDGFRLAHRRVVLDQASIGTKNFGVFL; encoded by the coding sequence GTGATCTCCGTCGATCACCGCCTCGCGGTGCAGGACTTCCTCGTGGCCGAGGCGCGCCTGCTCGACCATCGGCGCTTCGAGGAGTGGCTCGAGCTCTGGACCGAGGACGCCACCTACTTCGTGCCGGTGCGCATCTCGAAGAAGATGCCCGGGCCGGACGTGGTCGATGACGTCGGCCTCTTCGACGACAACAAGCGCTCGCTCACGCTCCGGGTGCGCCGGCTCGGCACCGACGTGGCATGGGCGGAGGACCCGCCCTCGTTCACGCGCCGCTTCGTCACCAACTTCGACATCCAGCCGGAGGAGAACGGCGAGGTGCGCGTGCGCGACTACCTGCTCATGTACCGCAGCCGCGGCGACGGCGGCGTGCACGACCTCATCTCCGGCGAGCGCGAGCACGTGCTGCGCGTGGACGGCGACGGCTTCCGCCTCGCGCACCGCCGCGTGGTGCTGGACCAGGCCTCGATCGGGACGAAGAACTTCGGGGTCTTTCTTTGA